From Lactobacillus sp. PV012:
GAAGCTAAAAAAGCACTTGCGATTTTAGGAGATGATTATTTAAAACAAGTTGATTATATTTTTAATAATCGTGTAATTGATCCTATCGAATCAAAAGGAAAAGTCACTGGTGCATACTCTGGTGGTTCTTATGATACTGATGCTTATGAGCTTCTTAACTGGACAAATGATGTCGATTCTCTCTATACCTTAGCCCATGAAACAGGCCATTCAGTTCATTCAATGTACACTCGACAAACTCAACCTTATATCTATGGTGACTACCCTATTTTTGTTGCTGAAATTGCTTCAACTACTAATGAAAATCTTTTAACGGAATATTTCCTAGAGAATATTCAAGATCCTAAAACTCGGGCTTTTGTCCTAAATTATTATTTAGATGCTGTTAAAGGCACTCTCTTTCGTCAAACACAATTTGCTGAATTTGAGCAATTCATTCATGAAGCTGATAGCCAAGGAATTCCGCTTACTGCAGAAACTTTAAATAATGCTTATTCCAACTTAAATAGTCGCTACTACGGTAAAGATGTCGAACCAGGTGGTGATATTGCGATGGAATGGAGTCGAATTCCACATTTTTACTATAACTTTTACGTTTACCAATATGCTACTGGCTTTGCAGCTGCTTCCGCTTTGGCAGATGGCATTATACATGGCGATTCTACGCAACGGAATAAATATCTTGAGTTTTTAAAGGCTGGCTCTTCCGATTATCCAGTTAATTTAGTAAAAAAAGCTGGTGTAGATATGACGAAACCAGATTACCTTGAAAATACCTTTAATACTTTTGAAAAGAGACTCAATGAATTAGAAAACTTGACTAATACATTATAAAATGTCTAGGATACTTTTGAAGAAATAACGGTTAAACCGTTAGCTAATCAAGACAATAGTTAAGATTGGTTACAGAAAAAAAGCTCCAACATAAGTTGGGGCTTTTTTGCATTATGTTCTATTAATTCTTTTATTCCCATTCAATTGTTGCTGGTGGCTTAGAAGTAATATCATAGACCACTCGATTAATATTAGGAACTTCATCAACGATTCGAGTAGAAATTCTGCTTAAAACATCCCAAGGAATTTGAGCAAAATCTGCTGTCATTCCATCAATTGAAGATACCGCACGAATTCCAATTGTATACTCATAAGTGCGCCCATCACCCATGACACCAACAGAACGCATCCCTGGTAAAACAGTAAAGTACTGCCAAATGGACTTATCTAAGCCAGCTTTTTTAATTTCATCACGTAGAATTGCATCACTATCACGCACAATTTCTAATTTTTCTGGTGTTACTTCCCCAATTACCCTAATTCCTAAACCTGGACCTGGGAATGGTTGGCGCCAAACAAGTGCATGGGGAATACCTAATTTTTCACCAAGTTCACGTACTTCATCCTTGAATAATTTACGCAATGGTTCAATCAATTTAAATTTCATATCCTTAGGCAAGCCCCCAACATTATGATGAGATTTAATTGTCCGCGCAGTATTTGTTCCACTTTCAATAATATCAGTATAAAGTGTTCCCTGAGCTAAAAAGTCTACATCAGTTAATTTTTGAGCTTCTTCATTGAATACATCAATAAATTCTTTTCCAATTATCTTACGTTTCTGTTCAGGATCGGTAACGCCCTTTAACTTACTCAAAAATCTATCTGCGGCATCAACGCGAATAATATTCACCCCTAAATCGCGACTTAAAGCAGCCATAACTTGGTCACCCTCATCTTTTCTCAGCATCCCATGATCAACAAAAATTGCTGTTAATTGATCACCAATTGCTCGATGTAATAAAGTTGCAGTAACACTAGAATCTACGCCTCCAGAAAGTCCTAAGATAACTTTTTTATCACCAACTTGTTTACGGATATTTTCAATTTCTACTTCAATAAAATCATCCATCGTCCAGTTAGCTTTTGCATGACA
This genomic window contains:
- the guaA gene encoding glutamine-hydrolyzing GMP synthase; the encoded protein is MENIHKDFDKIIVLDFGSQYNQLITRRLRDFGIYSELLPHDISLEKIKEINPKGIIFSGGPNSVYDAEAFKVNPKIFNLGIPILGICYGMQLIAHNLGGKVEKAANSEYGRAEIEVVAKNSLLFKGLPTKQEVWMSHGDLVTQVPKGFEVVAKSDNCPIAAIENHEKNIYGIQFHAEVCNSEYGLDILKNFAFEICHAKANWTMDDFIEVEIENIRKQVGDKKVILGLSGGVDSSVTATLLHRAIGDQLTAIFVDHGMLRKDEGDQVMAALSRDLGVNIIRVDAADRFLSKLKGVTDPEQKRKIIGKEFIDVFNEEAQKLTDVDFLAQGTLYTDIIESGTNTARTIKSHHNVGGLPKDMKFKLIEPLRKLFKDEVRELGEKLGIPHALVWRQPFPGPGLGIRVIGEVTPEKLEIVRDSDAILRDEIKKAGLDKSIWQYFTVLPGMRSVGVMGDGRTYEYTIGIRAVSSIDGMTADFAQIPWDVLSRISTRIVDEVPNINRVVYDITSKPPATIEWE